From the genome of Bacteroidales bacterium, one region includes:
- a CDS encoding HAD-IIIA family hydrolase, producing the protein MTNIRKDFHAIKAFVFDVDGVLSGTTAILHPSGEMMRTMNIRDGFAMQYAVKKGYKIAVITGGDSESVRMRFNKLGIKDVYLNSSNKIEHFRHFLEKYGLRPADVLYMGDDLPDYEPMKEAGLSACPADAAEEIKSIAGYISHCRGGEGCARDVIEQVLRLQGKWAHADAFHW; encoded by the coding sequence ATGACCAATATCCGAAAAGATTTTCATGCAATCAAAGCCTTTGTTTTTGACGTTGACGGAGTTCTGTCGGGTACCACCGCCATATTGCATCCTTCGGGCGAAATGATGCGTACCATGAACATACGCGACGGATTTGCCATGCAATACGCGGTGAAGAAGGGATACAAAATCGCCGTTATTACGGGAGGGGATTCGGAATCAGTTCGAATGCGGTTTAATAAGCTCGGAATCAAGGACGTGTACCTTAATTCGAGTAATAAAATTGAGCATTTCAGGCATTTTCTTGAGAAATATGGCCTTCGTCCTGCGGATGTTTTGTACATGGGCGACGACCTTCCCGATTATGAACCGATGAAGGAAGCCGGACTTTCTGCCTGTCCGGCCGATGCAGCCGAAGAAATCAAGAGCATTGCCGGATACATTTCGCACTGCCGCGGAGGAGAGGGGTGCGCCCGCGATGTGATTGAACAGGTGCTTCGCCTGCAGGGAAAATGGGCGCATGCTGATGCCTTTCACTGGTAA
- a CDS encoding UbiA family prenyltransferase, which produces MKTYLRLVRLPNLMMIAFTMYAMRFLIVRPQLLLYGMDLQFSEAHFALLVVSVLFITAAGYVINDYFDAPVDMINRPSRVMLSRLIPRRMAIVVHLTLSIIGVAAGIYLSFAIRLSFLSMIFLLVPGILWFYSTTYKRQFLLGNLIVAFLTALVPLMVILFEVPLLIREYGREMVRNQIDFHTLTAWVGGYALFAFLFTLIREIVKDMEDFEGDRAYGRNTLPVVLGLKTTRYVVLALTGVAVVFIAAVLVLYLTDLMTLLYTVLLVMAPLAFAVFRLLRASTAEQYHQVSSWLKGIMLAGVGYSFLAWYIMTYTIH; this is translated from the coding sequence ATGAAAACCTATTTACGGCTCGTCCGGTTGCCGAACCTCATGATGATTGCATTTACCATGTATGCCATGCGGTTTCTTATTGTCAGGCCCCAGCTTCTGCTGTATGGCATGGATCTGCAGTTCAGCGAAGCGCACTTTGCCCTGCTGGTTGTTTCGGTGCTGTTTATTACGGCTGCCGGGTATGTGATCAACGATTACTTCGATGCACCGGTTGACATGATCAACCGCCCTTCGCGTGTTATGCTGAGCAGGTTGATTCCCCGAAGAATGGCCATTGTGGTGCACCTCACACTGAGCATCATCGGGGTAGCGGCCGGTATCTATCTTTCCTTTGCCATCCGCCTGTCGTTTCTTTCCATGATCTTTCTTCTGGTACCCGGCATCCTCTGGTTTTATTCAACTACCTACAAACGCCAGTTCCTTCTCGGAAACCTTATCGTGGCGTTTCTTACGGCGCTGGTGCCGCTTATGGTGATTCTGTTCGAGGTACCCCTTCTGATCAGGGAATATGGAAGAGAAATGGTTCGAAACCAGATTGATTTTCATACGCTGACGGCATGGGTGGGCGGCTATGCTCTGTTTGCCTTTCTGTTTACCCTGATCCGCGAAATAGTTAAAGATATGGAAGATTTTGAGGGCGACAGGGCATACGGAAGGAATACCCTCCCGGTGGTTTTGGGCCTGAAAACCACACGATATGTTGTTCTTGCCCTTACAGGGGTTGCCGTTGTATTTATAGCCGCCGTGCTGGTCCTGTATCTCACCGACCTGATGACCCTGCTGTACACGGTTCTGCTGGTTATGGCGCCTCTTGCCTTTGCTGTTTTCAGGCTTTTGCGTGCATCCACCGCTGAACAGTACCACCAGGTGAGTTCCTGGTTAAAGGGAATTATGCTGGCCGGAGTTGGGTATTCCTTCCTGGCCTGGTACATTATGACCTATACGATTCATTGA
- the maf gene encoding septum formation protein Maf, translating to MLLHEKLSPYHLILASGSPRRRALLKDLGLSFTLAPNHDLEENFPEGMPAREVPVYLAGKKSDAFATGLGENDILITADTIVILHGQIIGKPSSAEEAVSMLSQLSGHTHTVITGVCLRTRSKQYCFSDRSEVIFRKLTEEEIRYYVSHYQPFDKAGAYGIQEWIGYVAIEEIRGSFYNVMGLPVQKLYIELGKFVDSLQKTQ from the coding sequence ATGCTGTTACATGAAAAGCTTTCCCCATACCATCTGATTCTGGCATCGGGTTCCCCCCGGAGACGGGCTCTGCTGAAAGATCTTGGTCTTTCATTTACTTTAGCACCCAATCATGATCTGGAAGAAAACTTTCCCGAAGGAATGCCCGCCCGGGAGGTGCCGGTTTACCTTGCCGGGAAAAAATCCGATGCCTTTGCCACAGGGCTCGGAGAAAACGATATTCTCATCACCGCCGATACCATCGTGATCCTTCATGGCCAGATCATCGGAAAGCCGTCATCAGCAGAAGAAGCGGTAAGCATGCTCTCACAGCTTTCCGGCCACACCCATACGGTAATTACGGGAGTATGTCTCCGCACCAGAAGCAAGCAGTATTGTTTTTCTGACCGCTCGGAAGTGATTTTCCGTAAACTGACCGAAGAAGAAATCCGGTATTACGTGAGTCACTACCAGCCTTTCGATAAGGCCGGAGCTTATGGAATTCAGGAATGGATAGGGTATGTGGCCATTGAGGAAATCCGGGGATCGTTTTACAATGTGATGGGCCTGCCGGTGCAGAAACTGTATATCGAACTGGGAAAGTTTGTTGACAGTCTGCAAAAAACGCAGTAA
- the nikR gene encoding nickel-responsive transcriptional regulator NikR, whose translation MSVRRFGVSLDAGVLEQLDRFVKDGKYANRSQAIRFLIEKHTVEHKWKCNNVVAGAIVLVYDHHKRDLTNKLTDIQHDFHHLILSSQHVHLDHDTCLETILVKGKSKDLTKLADLLIGVKGIIHGKLVMSMVG comes from the coding sequence ATGTCGGTTCGTCGGTTTGGAGTTTCGCTGGATGCCGGAGTTCTGGAACAGCTCGACCGGTTTGTAAAGGACGGTAAATACGCCAACCGAAGCCAGGCTATCCGCTTCCTCATCGAAAAACATACCGTTGAACATAAGTGGAAATGCAACAATGTGGTGGCCGGTGCCATCGTACTGGTATATGATCATCATAAACGTGACCTGACAAATAAACTGACGGATATACAGCATGATTTTCATCATCTGATCCTGTCATCGCAGCATGTGCACCTCGATCATGATACCTGCCTGGAAACCATTCTCGTGAAAGGGAAATCAAAAGACCTTACAAAACTGGCTGACCTTCTTATCGGAGTAAAGGGTATTATCCACGGAAAGCTTGTAATGAGCATGGTTGGATAA